A single window of uncultured Pseudodesulfovibrio sp. DNA harbors:
- a CDS encoding FAD-dependent oxidoreductase, whose translation MTYDLVVIGSGPGGFDCAVEAAGLGLSVALVEKDFLGGTCLNRGCIPTKLWLGATSAIEELHNQAKMKIATGEVNIDFAALQGRVQKHLTGTRKAMGMQLKKLGIDLVEGLGSLSGKGVISVATADGEQKIEYKKLVVATGSKPIFFPGLEPDNDCVLDSDMFLSMDTMPESLIVVGAGFIGLEMAQVAHRFGAKITVVDAMDRVAPLEDPEVSKALRSTFKRWKWDILLEERVSGVRSVDGKALLTLESGEQITADKALVAVGRGPVTQGIGLEEAGIELQFNQIQVDEHFIAAPNIYAIGDANGQIQLAHAAAHQAHYVAAHAAGKIDTPYASGPVPSVLYGAPEAMRVGAMENEAFLTDFDTCQTSRAQLAANPMAQAHAFTQGFVKVVWSGGKVVGITAVGHEVSRLTTAATMIVQQGWTAEDIHSIIFSHPSLDEALLMALKAERKDIQ comes from the coding sequence ATGACTTATGATCTCGTGGTAATCGGCTCAGGCCCCGGAGGGTTTGACTGCGCCGTTGAAGCCGCCGGTCTCGGCCTTTCGGTCGCGCTGGTGGAAAAAGATTTCCTGGGGGGCACCTGCCTGAACCGGGGATGCATCCCGACCAAGCTCTGGCTCGGCGCGACTTCTGCCATCGAGGAACTGCATAATCAGGCCAAGATGAAAATTGCGACCGGCGAAGTAAATATCGACTTCGCCGCGTTGCAGGGCCGAGTGCAAAAGCACCTGACCGGCACGCGAAAGGCCATGGGCATGCAGCTCAAAAAACTCGGCATTGACCTTGTCGAAGGACTTGGTTCGCTGTCCGGCAAAGGCGTCATTTCTGTCGCGACAGCTGATGGCGAGCAAAAAATTGAATACAAGAAACTGGTTGTCGCAACCGGTTCAAAGCCCATCTTCTTTCCGGGCCTTGAACCGGATAACGACTGCGTACTGGACTCGGACATGTTCCTTTCCATGGATACCATGCCCGAATCTCTCATTGTGGTTGGCGCTGGCTTCATCGGATTGGAAATGGCTCAGGTCGCCCACCGATTTGGCGCGAAAATCACCGTGGTGGATGCCATGGATCGCGTTGCTCCGTTGGAAGACCCGGAAGTTTCAAAGGCACTACGATCCACCTTCAAACGGTGGAAATGGGACATCCTGCTGGAAGAACGTGTTTCCGGCGTGCGCTCCGTGGACGGCAAGGCTTTACTGACCTTGGAATCCGGAGAACAGATCACGGCTGACAAGGCTTTGGTCGCAGTAGGACGTGGTCCCGTCACGCAAGGTATCGGCCTTGAAGAAGCGGGCATTGAGTTGCAATTTAACCAAATTCAGGTGGACGAGCACTTCATTGCCGCGCCAAACATCTACGCCATAGGTGATGCCAACGGTCAGATTCAATTGGCCCACGCAGCGGCACATCAGGCGCATTATGTCGCCGCACATGCTGCTGGCAAAATCGACACGCCCTACGCATCCGGCCCGGTGCCGAGTGTCTTGTACGGCGCCCCCGAAGCCATGCGTGTAGGAGCCATGGAGAACGAGGCCTTCCTGACCGATTTCGACACCTGCCAGACCTCTCGGGCGCAGTTGGCTGCCAATCCCATGGCACAGGCTCACGCCTTCACCCAAGGGTTCGTCAAAGTCGTCTGGTCAGGCGGAAAAGTTGTCGGCATCACCGCTGTCGGTCACGAAGTCTCCCGACTGACCACGGCGGCAACCATGATCGTCCAGCAAGGCTGGACTGCCGAAGACATACATTCCATCATCTTCTCACATCCATCTCTGGACGAAGCGCTGCTCATGGCTCTCAAGGCAGAACGAAAGGATATACAATGA